Genomic window (Heliomicrobium undosum):
GTTTCCGTCCATGTCAACCTCGGCGCCACTTCCGAAAATGCGATGCTCGAAGACCTGGGCCAGGTAGCCGACGCCTGTGAACTCTGGGGCATGCCCCTGTTGGCCATGATGTACGTACGAGACGGCAATCAAGCCAGCGAGTACGACCCGGTAAAAGTCGCCCATGCTGCTCGTGTCGCCGAAGAACTGGGCGCTGACATCGTCAAGGTCAATTACACGGGATCGCCGGAGAGTTTCATGCGGGTAACCGGCGGCGTCCACATCCCTGTCATCATCGCCGGCGGCGCCAAAACGAACACCACCGGCGAACTGCTCAACATGGTCTACGCTGCCCAGCTGGCCGGCAGCCTCGGCATCGCGATCGGGCGAAACATCTTCCTACATGCCCGGCCGCGACAACTGACCGCCGCCATCCGGCGCATCCTCGACGGAGAGGTGGACGCTTTCCAACTGGCGGAACTGGCATCCACTGTTGACGGCTAACACTTCCTACAGACCGGGAGGAATGAACCATGAGTCAACACAAGCCCCCTTCCCAACCGGGTGGTCGCTCCTGGTCGGGTATCACCGTCACTTTTCCGATGAACCCGGCAGCATCGCCGAATTCGCCGGCGGCCGCATCGCTCGTTGAAGAGCCAGTCGAACTCCGGAAGGCGGTTACCCTCCATGACGCCGGCATCGACGGCGACAAGCAGGCCGTTCTGCAAGCCCATGGACTGCTTGTCAAACTTCGTCAGACCAAACCGACCCCTCTGGTGGAGGCCTACTATGGCAGCGTCATCTGCCTCCTGGGCCGCGACGCCGTGGACCCGTCAGAGCGCTTCGCCAAGGCGCTGGAAGGCCTGAAGACATTAGATAAGGTGGTCAGGGCCCATCCCGACCTGGTCCAGGCGCGCATCCTCCGCGGTCAGGTCTGTTTCCGCCTGCCGGAGCAGTTTTTTCACCGCAGCCGCACGGCCATCGAGGACTTCCACTACCTCATCTCCCGCTATGAACAGGACAATCGCCTGTTCGCCGCCGATTTTTACTGGCGCATCCTCTTCCAACTCGGTGTGGCCTATAAGAACGTCCACCTGATGCACGAAGCGAAAGCGGCCTGGACCAAACTGCTCACCCTTGCCAGAGACCCCCAATATCGCACCCTCGTCGAACAGGAGGGTTTTGTTCCCCAATTCGGTTAAACCGGGAGGTTTTTTATCCCATGGCTTCATCGTCTCGTTTTACCGTCCCCCGCGTCAACGCCTGGTCAGGCCTGCGGGAAGAACCCCGGGGTCAGGCGCAACGGATCACCCTCGTGCCGGCGCCCCACCGGCCTGCCTCTGAGGAGGCCATCGTTGAAGGTGTCCATCTGCACAGCCAAGCGGTACGCGGAAATCGGGAGGCCATCCAACAGGCCTTGACCTTTTTCGAACAACTGCGCAACCGGCACCCCGCTGACGACCGTGTCGCCGCCTATTTCGCCGACTGCCAATCTCTCTTAGGAAGCGCCGTCGACGACTCCTACGGCATGTTCAAAAACGCCATCCCGGCGATCAAACTCCTCGACCAGGCCGTGGAAAACCTGCCCAACGATCTGGAGATCCGCCTGTTGCGGGCGTACCAGAGCTTCCGCCTCCATGAGGGCTTCTTCCGGCGCACCTCGACTGCCATCGGAGACTTTGAGGCGATCCTGGCCGCTTATGACGAGGGCCGCTTTGCGTTGCCTCCGGAAAAGCGCAATCAGATCCTCTTCGACCTGGGCTGCGCTTACCAGCGTCTTGGCATGGCAGAACAGGCCGATGAGGTCTGGAACCGCCTCCTTGCCCTTGACGCCGGCGGGGACTATACCGGCGCTGTCGAACGCGCGCGGGGCGACTTCTCGGCTGATCAGGAGGCTGAACTTCTCGCCCTGACAGAAAAAGCGGATCTGATCCGCGAGGGGGCTCGGCTCTTCGAAGCCGGCGCCGCCGGCGACCGGGGGGCCGCCCGCGTTGCCAAGGAACTGCTGAAAAAAGCCCATGAAACTTACCCGGACGATGCCCTCGCCTTGGCCTATTCGGCCTCCGCGACGGCGCTGATCGAAAAAGACGCCGTCGAACCGAACGCCCTCTTCGGCTGCGCCATCCGGACGATGAAAGCCCTGCGAGAGGCGAAGGAAAAGGATCCCGAAAACCCGCGCATCCGCCTGCTGCGGGCCTACCTGGCCTACTCCCTTCCGGAGGCGTTTTTCCATACGGCCCAGACAGCCATCCAGGATTTCCGCTTTGTCCTAGAAGCCTATGAAAAAGATCCGGCGCTGCTGACGAAGGAGGAATACGCGCGCGTGCTCCACCACCTCGGCGAGTGCTACCGCCGTTCCACCAACGAATTCGAAGCGAAAAAGATCTGGGCGCGCTTAGCTGCCGATTGCCCCGACTCCCCCTACTGCGACAGCATCCCCGCTTCGGTTCGAGAAGAGGTGACGCCATGACGCTGGCTTTTGAAGACCGCATCCGGGCGGCCCAAACACCCGACCTGTTCCGCCGCTACTTCCGGGAAGCCTCTGACGCCATGTCACTGGAACGGCTGGCGGCCTATCAGACAGAGGCGCTCAAAGAGATCGTCGCCATCGCCCATGCCAGATCCCCCTTCTATCAGGAGCAGTTCCGCCAGGCCGGCGTCCGACCGGAGGATATACAGGAACTCTCTGACCTTGCCAAACTGCCCTTTACGACAAAAGACGACCTCCGGCAGGATCCCTGGCGCTTCCTCGCCTGTGACAAAGCCGATGTCAGCATCATCCACGTCTCCACGGGAACGACAGGCGGCAAGCAGATCTACGTGCTGCACACCTGGGCCGACTATTACATGCACGACCTGGCGCCGGGGTTCCCCGTTCTCGTGCCTGTCGGACGCGGCGACATGGTGCTCAACGCCCTTCCCTATGAAATGAGCTCCGCCGGTCTGGCCTTCCACAAATCCTTCATCAACAGTTGCGGCGCCACCGTCCTCACCGCCGGCAAAGGCGGCGCCTATTCGACACCGGAAAAGACGGTGCAGATGATCCGCGACCTGCAGCCTAACTGCGCCATTACCGCCCCTTCCTATGCTGTGACACTGCACGAGACGGCCTTGAAAGAAGGTTTCGACCTGAAGAGCCTGCCCTGGAAAAAAATGTGGTTGACCGGCGAAGGCTCTTCCCCGGCCTTCCGGGAACGGGTGGAAAACCTCTGGGGGACGCGGGCCAATATGTACTACGGCACCCTTGAGGGGGGTGTCGTCGGCATCGAATGCGACGAACACCGGGGCTATCATGTCACGGAAAGCCACGTCATCCTGGAGGTTGTGGACCCGAAGACAGGTGAACCGTTGGAGCCGCTTGAGGTCGGCGAGATCGTCGTCACCTGTCTCGCCCGCCGCGACGCGCCCCTGATCCGCTACCGCACCCAGGATCTGGGCTATTTCGACCCTGATCCCTGTCCCTGCGGCGTACCATTGCCCCTCTTGCACCTGCGGGGCCGTCAGGGCGATCAGATCCGGATCAACGGCATCGACTTCTCCCCCTTCTACCTGGAGGAGTTTTTGATGCGCCAGCCCGAGGTGGGCAACTGGTACCAGTTTATCGTCAAAAAGGGAGACAACGACCGGTTGAAGATCTGCACCGAACTGGCCCCGAAGGTGACCGCCACGCCGGAACTGGCCGATAAGCTGTCCAGCAAGATGGAGTACGCCGTCGGCGTTCCCTGTGAGGTTGAGATCGTCGACACCGTTCCCCGCCCCCGCGGCAAGACGGTCCGGGTTGTCCGGGAGGAGGCAACGCCATGATCATCGACGCCCATGCCCACCTGTCTGACACCGAGTACGGCAACAAAGACCTCTATCAGGCTCAGTTGCGGGAAGCCGGCATTGAACGGGCCGTCGTGGTGCCCGGCGGCATGATGGATGTTCGCCGGATGACCGACTACATCACCGGCAGGGCGAAGCCGGAAAAGCCTATCCCTGACAACGCCTATGTTTCCGCCGCCTGCTCCCTTTCCGGCGGGAACATGACCGGCTTTGCCTGCATCGATCCCCACGACCCCAAAGGCCCTGAAACATTGGAAAACCTTCTGAAGGCCGGCTTCCGGGGATTGAAGCTGTCGCCGATGAGCCACCAGTTCTCCTTCGCCAGCAAAGGCATCGCCGAACTGACAGAGATTTGCGGGACCTTCGGCGTCCCTGTTTACACCCATACGGTTTTCAGCCCCGGCGCATCGACGGCTAAGTTTGTCTCCCTTTCCCGCCGCTTTCCCAAGGTGAACTTCATCCTCGGCCATATGGGATTCGGACCAGCCGATCAGGAAGGTTTGGAAGCCGCCGTCGCATACGACAACTTCTTTTTGGAAACATCGACAGGCAGCTTCCTGCACATCAAGGAGTCGGTCCGCCAAGCGGGTCCCTCCAAGGTCATCTTCGGCTCCGAGTTCCCCCTCTCTCACCCGAAAGCGGAACTGTCCAAAATCCTCCTCCTCGGATTGAAAGCCGATGACCTGGACAAGGTGCTCGGCAAAAACATCGCCCAACTCACCGGCATGGTTCCCACCGGGAGCGACGCCCGATGACTCCGGAAGAACGGCTGAAGGCGTTGAACACCGCCTTCAGCCGCTACCGCCAGGCCCCTTTCTTTAAGGACCGTTTGCCGGAAAAACCGCTTGCTTCGTTGGAGGAATTAAAGAGCATCCCCTTCATGACCAAAGAGGATTTGATCCGCCATTCGCCCTTCGGCATGCTCTGCGTGCCCCAAGCCGAGGTCCTGCAATACCATGAATCCTTCGGCACGACGGGAACGCCGGCCTCCACCTGGTTTCACCAGGGCGACCTGCGGGACAACGCCGACCAGGTCAACGCTTGCGGCATTGACTTTCAACCTGACGACACCGTCCTCATTCGCTTTCCTTACGCCATCTCCATGATCGCCCATGCCGTCCACCGGGCAGCCCAGGACCGGGGAGCCGGCGTGATCGCCGCCAGCTCCCGTTCCACCGTCAGCCCCTTTCCCCGGGTTATTGACCTGATGCGCAAACTGCAGGTGACCGTCTTGGCCGGTCTGCCGTTGCAAGCGCTGCTGTTGGCTGAGACGGCGGAGTTGTTGGGGATCCGGCCTGACCGGGACTTTCCCCACCTGCGGGCGCTGCTCCTTGGCGGGGAACCGATCCCCCCCGGCAAGCGGCGCTTATTGGAGGACATCTGGGGCGTCCCTGTCTTCGCGCTCTATGGGATGACCGAAATCGGCACCGCCGGCGCCGCTTGTCGCTACGGGACGCTGCATCCCCTGGAGGATTACTTCATATTCGAAGTCTGGCAAGAGGACCTCGCTCGTGAGACACCGCCCGGTGAAACGGGCGTCCTCGTCGTCACCACGATCACCGACAAAGCCACACCGGTGGTCCGCTATGTCACCCAGGATCGTATCCGCCTGATCCCGGCGCAATGTCCTTGCGGTCACAGCGCCACCCTCGAGATCCGGGGCCGGAACGCCCATACGGTGACCCTCGGTGAGCGGATCCTCGATCTGTGGGATCTTGACGGGCTGGTCGACCGCCTCCCCTGCCGCCGTTTTTGGGTCGCCGGCGTCGAGCCGACGGGGTTGCGCTTCGTCGTTGAGGCAGAACCGCCTGTTGACGGTTTGCCGCCCGGTCTCATCGATGCGCTGGAGCGGGAGTGCGGTTTCCCCGTGACCGTCGATCTCGTGCCCAGGGGAGCGCTATATGACCGCCAGGAACTGCTCAGCGTCGGCATAGTCGGCAAACCCCGCTACATCTATTCGGCGAAGGAGATGTCCGCTGGCGCCTACCTTCGCTCGGCCAAGGTGTGAGCAGAAGAGTGTATATCTTGTGGCAATAATTTCCATATAGAATACCCTGTTAATGGAGTGCTTCAGCTTTTACAACCGGCTTGATGAACTCCAATAACTTCAAAGGAGAGATTTCAGTGGATCCAAAAAAAATGGAAGAAGCAATGAAGCAGATCAGGGAAAAGATGGCGGAAGCCAAACATGCCGAAAACAAGGTGGAAATCGTCGCCGACGCGGTCCGGGATATGATTGTCAACATGGGCATCACCATCCCGGATAAGGCCTTTGACATCATCGGGAAAATCAAAATCCCGGCCAACCCGGCAGCAGCGACTACGGTTACATCGACGAAACCCGCCGTCCCGGCTGCGCCTGTCGCGACGGCAAAACCCGCTGTGCCCACCCTTCCGATCACGGTGACCAAACCGGCAACCCCGGTTCCCCGTTTACGGCGACCAAACCTGCAGTTCCCGCTGCGCCGGTCACTGTAACCAAACCGGCAACGCCAGCCGCTCCGGTTACGGTGCCCAAGGCGCCTGCTCCGACAGTTCCCGTCATCGTTACCCCGGTGCCCGTCCCCCCGCCGCCTGTCGTGACCACGCCTACCTACCATGTGGAAGCCGTCCAGAAGGCCATATCCAAAATCCCAAAGAAAGAAAAAACCTGCCCCAACTGCGGCCACGCCATCACCAAGTAGTTTTTGGGGATGCAAAGGGTCTAACCCGTCAAATCGCAAGCCATTACGCAAATAGTTGTTAATAAAAAAAGGCGACGCATTGTCGCCTTTTCCTTTTTCTAATTTTTTATTGCAAATTGCTGGTTGCCTATTCCTTATTGCTTGTCACAGGCCATATCAGGATTTCTTTTTTGCGCGATTTCCTCAATAATCATCGCCGTAAAGGCGTCGAGCCCCATGGCCCCCTTGTCGCCTTCCCCGCGCTTGCGCACGGCGACGGCCCCATTTTCGGCCTCTTTGTCGCCGACGACGAGCAGGTAGGGGATCTTCTGCACTTGGCCTTCACGGATCTTGTAGCCGATCTTCTCGTTACGGCCATCCACCTCGACACGGACGCCCTGCTTCGCCAGCGCTGACCGCACCGATTCGGCGTACTCATGATGGCGGTCGGTAATGGGCAGCACCCGCGCCTGCACCGGCGCGAGCCAAGTCGGGAAGGCCCCGGCGTAGTGCTCTGTCAGGATGCCGATAAAGCGTTCGATGGAACCGAAGACGACCCGGTGGATCATAACGGGCCGGTGCTTTTGCCCGTCCTCGCCGACGTAGGTCAGATCGAAGCGCTCGGGCATCTGGAAGTCCAGTTGAATGGTGCCGCACTGCCAAGTCCGGCCGATGCAGTCTTTAAGATGAAAGTCGATTTTGGGACCGTAAAAAGCGCCATCGCCAGGGTTGATTTTGAAATCCATCCCCTTGGCTTTAAGGGCCTCTTCGAGGGAGTTAGTGGCCAGTTCCCAGATCTCGTCGCTGCCCATGGCCTTTTCGGGTTTGGTCGACAGCTCCACATGGTAGGCAAAGCCGAAGGTCTTATAAATCCGGTCGATCAACTCAATGACACCGATGATCTCATCTTTGATCTGACCGGGCGTCATGAAGATGTGAGCGTCGTCCTGGGTGAAGCAACGCACCCGCATCAGCCCGTGCAAGGCGCCGGAGATCTCGTGGCGGTGCACCAGACCCAGTTCGCCCATGCGCAGGGGCAGGTCGCGATAGGAGTGGATGGCCTGCTTGTAGACGAGCATGCCGCCGGGGCAGTTCATCGGTTTGACGCAGTAATCCTCTTCGTCGATCTGGGTCACGTACATGTTTTCCCGGTAGTTGGCCCAGTGGCCCGAGCGCTCCCAGAGAGACCGGTTCAGGATGATGGGCGTGCGCACCTCGTGGTAGCCGGCCCGCGCATGCTCTTCCCGCCAAAAATTCTCCAGTTCGTTGCGGATAATCATCCCTTTGGGGAAGAAGAAGGGGAATCCGGGTCCCTCTTCGAGGATCGTATACAACTCCAGTTCCTGGCCGATCCGGCGGTGATCGCGGCGCTTCGCCTCTTCGATGCGGCGCAGGTGCTCGTCCAGTTCGGCTTTTTTCGGAAAGGACGTGCCGTAGATGCGCTGGAGCATTTTATTTTTCTCGCTGCCGCGCCAGTAGGCGCCGGCCAGGTTCATCAACTTGAGGGCCTTGATCTGGCCGGTGGAAGGAAGGTGCGGGCCGGCGCAGAGGTCGACAAAGTCACCCTGGCCGTACATGCTGATGACAGCGTCCTCCGGCAGATCTTTGACCAGTTCAACCTTGTACTGTTCCCCCCGCTCCTCGAAGAAGCGGA
Coding sequences:
- a CDS encoding tetratricopeptide repeat protein — translated: MSQHKPPSQPGGRSWSGITVTFPMNPAASPNSPAAASLVEEPVELRKAVTLHDAGIDGDKQAVLQAHGLLVKLRQTKPTPLVEAYYGSVICLLGRDAVDPSERFAKALEGLKTLDKVVRAHPDLVQARILRGQVCFRLPEQFFHRSRTAIEDFHYLISRYEQDNRLFAADFYWRILFQLGVAYKNVHLMHEAKAAWTKLLTLARDPQYRTLVEQEGFVPQFG
- a CDS encoding phenylacetate--CoA ligase family protein; translated protein: MTPEERLKALNTAFSRYRQAPFFKDRLPEKPLASLEELKSIPFMTKEDLIRHSPFGMLCVPQAEVLQYHESFGTTGTPASTWFHQGDLRDNADQVNACGIDFQPDDTVLIRFPYAISMIAHAVHRAAQDRGAGVIAASSRSTVSPFPRVIDLMRKLQVTVLAGLPLQALLLAETAELLGIRPDRDFPHLRALLLGGEPIPPGKRRLLEDIWGVPVFALYGMTEIGTAGAACRYGTLHPLEDYFIFEVWQEDLARETPPGETGVLVVTTITDKATPVVRYVTQDRIRLIPAQCPCGHSATLEIRGRNAHTVTLGERILDLWDLDGLVDRLPCRRFWVAGVEPTGLRFVVEAEPPVDGLPPGLIDALERECGFPVTVDLVPRGALYDRQELLSVGIVGKPRYIYSAKEMSAGAYLRSAKV
- a CDS encoding amidohydrolase family protein, encoding MIIDAHAHLSDTEYGNKDLYQAQLREAGIERAVVVPGGMMDVRRMTDYITGRAKPEKPIPDNAYVSAACSLSGGNMTGFACIDPHDPKGPETLENLLKAGFRGLKLSPMSHQFSFASKGIAELTEICGTFGVPVYTHTVFSPGASTAKFVSLSRRFPKVNFILGHMGFGPADQEGLEAAVAYDNFFLETSTGSFLHIKESVRQAGPSKVIFGSEFPLSHPKAELSKILLLGLKADDLDKVLGKNIAQLTGMVPTGSDAR
- a CDS encoding tetratricopeptide repeat protein — translated: MASSSRFTVPRVNAWSGLREEPRGQAQRITLVPAPHRPASEEAIVEGVHLHSQAVRGNREAIQQALTFFEQLRNRHPADDRVAAYFADCQSLLGSAVDDSYGMFKNAIPAIKLLDQAVENLPNDLEIRLLRAYQSFRLHEGFFRRTSTAIGDFEAILAAYDEGRFALPPEKRNQILFDLGCAYQRLGMAEQADEVWNRLLALDAGGDYTGAVERARGDFSADQEAELLALTEKADLIREGARLFEAGAAGDRGAARVAKELLKKAHETYPDDALALAYSASATALIEKDAVEPNALFGCAIRTMKALREAKEKDPENPRIRLLRAYLAYSLPEAFFHTAQTAIQDFRFVLEAYEKDPALLTKEEYARVLHHLGECYRRSTNEFEAKKIWARLAADCPDSPYCDSIPASVREEVTP
- a CDS encoding phenylacetate--CoA ligase family protein; amino-acid sequence: MTLAFEDRIRAAQTPDLFRRYFREASDAMSLERLAAYQTEALKEIVAIAHARSPFYQEQFRQAGVRPEDIQELSDLAKLPFTTKDDLRQDPWRFLACDKADVSIIHVSTGTTGGKQIYVLHTWADYYMHDLAPGFPVLVPVGRGDMVLNALPYEMSSAGLAFHKSFINSCGATVLTAGKGGAYSTPEKTVQMIRDLQPNCAITAPSYAVTLHETALKEGFDLKSLPWKKMWLTGEGSSPAFRERVENLWGTRANMYYGTLEGGVVGIECDEHRGYHVTESHVILEVVDPKTGEPLEPLEVGEIVVTCLARRDAPLIRYRTQDLGYFDPDPCPCGVPLPLLHLRGRQGDQIRINGIDFSPFYLEEFLMRQPEVGNWYQFIVKKGDNDRLKICTELAPKVTATPELADKLSSKMEYAVGVPCEVEIVDTVPRPRGKTVRVVREEATP
- the thrS gene encoding threonine--tRNA ligase; its protein translation is MVKVTLKDGAVREFPQGTTVVAVAEALSRKLAQHAVAGKLDGKVVGLTTPIEKDGQLEIFTFDDPEGREVYRHSSSHLLAQAVQRRFPGTKLGIGPAIENGFYYDFDSEHKFTPEDLEAIEKEMADIVKADYPITRREVSREEAIRFFEERGEQYKVELVKDLPEDAVISMYGQGDFVDLCAGPHLPSTGQIKALKLMNLAGAYWRGSEKNKMLQRIYGTSFPKKAELDEHLRRIEEAKRRDHRRIGQELELYTILEEGPGFPFFFPKGMIIRNELENFWREEHARAGYHEVRTPIILNRSLWERSGHWANYRENMYVTQIDEEDYCVKPMNCPGGMLVYKQAIHSYRDLPLRMGELGLVHRHEISGALHGLMRVRCFTQDDAHIFMTPGQIKDEIIGVIELIDRIYKTFGFAYHVELSTKPEKAMGSDEIWELATNSLEEALKAKGMDFKINPGDGAFYGPKIDFHLKDCIGRTWQCGTIQLDFQMPERFDLTYVGEDGQKHRPVMIHRVVFGSIERFIGILTEHYAGAFPTWLAPVQARVLPITDRHHEYAESVRSALAKQGVRVEVDGRNEKIGYKIREGQVQKIPYLLVVGDKEAENGAVAVRKRGEGDKGAMGLDAFTAMIIEEIAQKRNPDMACDKQ
- a CDS encoding 2-amino-3,7-dideoxy-D-threo-hept-6-ulosonate synthase encodes the protein MTGKEIRLNRLFAPSGQLLAVPLDHGVSLGPVDGLTEIRPMVKAVADGGADAVIVHKGLARQIAGVLSSGQCDLIVHLSASTSLSPEPNRKELVSSVEHAVRLGATAVSVHVNLGATSENAMLEDLGQVADACELWGMPLLAMMYVRDGNQASEYDPVKVAHAARVAEELGADIVKVNYTGSPESFMRVTGGVHIPVIIAGGAKTNTTGELLNMVYAAQLAGSLGIAIGRNIFLHARPRQLTAAIRRILDGEVDAFQLAELASTVDG